A genome region from Carassius carassius chromosome 23, fCarCar2.1, whole genome shotgun sequence includes the following:
- the LOC132101404 gene encoding rhombotin-2 yields the protein MASTIERKTMETNEEPVDEVLQMPPSLLTCGGCQQSIGDRFFLKAIEQYWHEDCLSCDLCGCRLGEVGRRLYYKLGRKLCRRDYLRLFGQDGLCASCEKRIRAFEMTMRVRDKVYHLECFKCAACQKHFCVGDRYLLINSDIVCEQDIFEWTKINGSIV from the exons atggcATCTACAATTGAACGGAAAACAATGGAAACGAATGA GGAGCCCGTGGACGAGGTGCTTCAGATGCCGCCGTCGCTGCTGACCTGTGGCGGCTGTCAGCAGAGCATCGGGGACCGCTTCTTCCTCAAGGCCATCGAGCAGTACTGGCACGAGGACTGTCTTAGCTGTGACCTCTGCGGCTGCCGCTTAGGCGAGGTGGGCCGCAGGCTTTACTACAAGCTTGGCAGGAAGCTGTGCAGGAGAGACTACCTCAG ACTGTTTGGTCAGGACGGGCTCTGTGCTTCCTGTGAAAAGAGGATCCGGGCTTTTGAAATGACCATGCGTGTCCGTGACAAAGTCTATCACCTCGAGTGCTTCAAATGCGCTGCCTGTCAGAAACACTTCTGCGTTGGAGACCGCTACCTGCTCATCAATTCGGACATTGTGTGTGAGCAGGACATTTTTGAGTGGACCAAAATTAATGGCAGCATAGTATAG